One Paroedura picta isolate Pp20150507F chromosome 16, Ppicta_v3.0, whole genome shotgun sequence genomic region harbors:
- the LOC143825199 gene encoding olfactory receptor 10AG1-like has translation MDLGQANNKQNHSTVKDFILVGYQEYPALLFTVFLTTYTAIVLGNGLIMVVTTLDPALHTPMYFFLRSLSGLEMCYTSVTLPKMMASLISGDHSISLPACASQMFFLIFLGATECFLLAAMAYDRYLAICQPFHYMTIMSHRVCVGMVAGSFAISLPMQLLQVGIIFSLPFYGSNEIDHFFCDIPPLLSLACADIHSSELTVYMNNITFVIIPFLLIVSSYVQIGKTILRMPSATGRQKTFSTCSSHLTVVILFYGSATIVYLRPKTPESVKVNKLLSLLYTIIIPLCNPLIYTLRNQEVKNAFRRLLGRKRS, from the coding sequence ATGGATCTTGGGCAAGCGAACAACAAGCAGAACCACAGTACAGTAAAAGATTTCATCTTGGTAGGATACCAAGAataccctgccctcctcttcaCTGTCTTCCTGACCACATACACAGCCATCGTACTGGGGAATGGTCTGATCATGGTGGTGACAACGCTGGATCCTGCCTTACAcactcccatgtacttcttcctacGTAGCCTGTCAGGACTAGAGATGTGTTATACTTCTGTTACCCTTCCTAAAATGATGGCCAGTCTGATATCTGGGGATCACTCCATTTCCCTACCAGCCTGTGCTTCACAGATGTTTTTCCTGatcttcctgggtgcaacggagTGCTTCCTGTTGGCCGCCATGGCCTATGACCGCTATCTTGCCATTTGCCAGCCTTTCCACTATATGACAATCATGAGCCACAGAGTGTGTGTGGGGATGGTGGCAGGCTCATTCGCCATCAGCCTCCCCATGCAGTTGCTCCAAGTTGGAATTATCTTCTCCTTGCCCTTCTATGGATCCAATGAGATCGACCATTTCTTCTGTGACATCCCACCACTACTCAGCCTGGCCTGTGCTGACATTCACTCCAGTGAGTTGACTGTGTACATGAATAATATTACCTTTGTCATAATTCCTTTTCTCCTCATTGTGTCCTCTTATGTGCAAATCGGCAAGACTATACTGCGCATGCCATCCGCCACAGGACGCCAgaagaccttttccacatgctCATCCCACCTGACTGTGGTTATTCTCTTTTATGGCTCTGCAACGATTGTGTACCTGCGTCCCAAGACCCCAGAATCTGTGAAGGTTAACAAGTTGCTCTCCCTGCTATACACGATTATCATCCCCCTTTGCAATCCTCTTATTTATACTCTGAGAAATCAGGAGGTAAAGAATGCCTTTAGAAGACTATTGGGAAGGAAAAGATCTTGA
- the LOC143825201 gene encoding olfactory receptor 10AG1-like, whose product MNLGQANTKQNHTAVQEFILVGYQEYPALLFTVFLATYTAIILGNGLIVVVTTLDQALHTPMYFFLRSLSGLEICYTSVTLPKMMASLMSGDHSISLPACASQMFFLLFLGGTECFLLAAMAYDRYLAICLPLHYMTIMSHRVRIGMVAASFAISLPMQLVQIGIIVSLPFCGSNEIDHFFCDIPPLLSLACADIHSNELAVYIESATFVIIPFLLILASYVQIAKAILRMPSATGRQKTFSTCSSHLTVVILFYGSAAIVYLRPKTPESVKVNKLLSLLYTIIIPLCNPLIYTLRNREVKTAFRRLHGDLVTEWGLPSSSNIIHMVTSLMPRYCLIHI is encoded by the exons ATGAATCTTGGGCAAGCCAACACCAAGCAGAACCACACTGCTGTGCAAGAGTTCATCTTGGTGGGATACCAAGAataccctgccctcctcttcaCTGTCTTCCTAGCCACATACACAGCCATCATACTGGGGAATGGTCTGATCGTGGTGGTGACAACATTGGACCAGGCATTGCAcactcccatgtacttcttcctacGTAGCCTGTCAGGACTAGAGATCTGTTATACTTCTGTTACCCTTCCTAAGATGATGGCCAGTCTGATGTCAGGGGATCATTCCATTTCCCTACCAGCCTGTGCTTCACAGATGTTTTTCCTGCTCTTCCTGGGTGGAACTGAGTGCTTCCTGCTGGCAGCCATGGCCTACGACCGCTATCTTGCCATTTGTCTGCCTCTCCACTATATGACAATCATGAGCCATAGAGTGCGTATTGGGATGGTGGCAGCCTCGTTCGCCATCAGCCTCCCCATGCAGTTGGTACAAATCGGAATTATCGTCTCCTTGCCCTTCTGTGGATCCAACGAGATTGACCATTTCTTCTGTGACATCCCACCACTACTCAGCCTGGCCTGTGCTGACATTCACTCCAATGAGCTGGCTGTATACATTGAGAGTGCCACTTTTGTTATAATCCCATTTCTCCTCATTTTGGCCTCTTACGTACAAATCGCCAAGGCCATCCTGCGCATGCCGTCCGCCACAGGACGCCAGAAGACCTTTTCCACCTGCTCATCCCACCTGACTGTGGTCATCCTCTTTTACGGCTCTGCAGCCATTGTCTACCTGCGTCCCAAGACCCCAGAATCTGTGAAGGTTAACAAACTTCTCTCCCTGCTTTATACAATCATCATTCCCCTCTGCAACCCTCTTATTTATACCCTGAGAAACCGAGAAGTAAAGACAGCCTTTAGAAGACT GCATGGTGATCTAGTGACGGAGTGGGGTTTACCATCAAGTTCCAACATCATTCACATGGTCACCTCATTGATGCCAAGATACTGCCTTATACATATCTAA
- the LOC143825202 gene encoding olfactory receptor 10AG1-like, with product MDHERFKHWENHTTVDEFILLGYNEYPILLFIAFLVTYLAILLGNGLIVVVTTLDPALHTPMYFFLRNLSGLEMCYTSVTLPKMMVNLVSGDRSISLPACATQMFFMLFLGGTECFLLAVMAYDRYLAICLPLRYMTIISSGVRVGMVVTSFALSLPMQLLQIGLIFSLPFCGSNEIDHFFCDIPQVLRLACADLYANKLAVYIENVFFVVVPFLLIVTSYVHIARAIQRMPSATGRQKTFSTCSSHLTVVSLFYGSGMLVYLCPQTSDYVKFTKLFSLLYTVVVPLCNPLIYTLRNREVKAAFGKLFCKKQSMEVGAGVG from the coding sequence ATGGACCATGAGCGGTTCAAGCACTGGGAGAACCATACCACAGTGGATGAGTTCATTCTGTTGGGATACAATGAATACCCCATCCTTCTGTTTATCGCCTTTCTGGTCACATATCTGGCTATTCTACTGGGCAACGGTCTGATTGTGGTGGTGACAACTCTGGACCCTGCCTTGCAtacccccatgtacttcttcctgcgGAACCTGTCAGGGCTGGAGATGTGTTACACTTCCGTGACTCTTCCCAAGATGATGGTCAACCTAGTCTCTGGAGACCGTTCcatttccctgcctgcctgcgcgACACAAATGTTCTTCATGCTCTTTCTCGGCGGAACGGAATGTTTCCTGCTGGCAGTCATGGCCTACGATCGCTATCTTGCCATTTGCCTGCCTCTCCGCTACATGACCATCATAAGCTCCGGGGTGCGGGTGGGGATGGTGGTCACTTCCTTTGCCCTCAGCCTCCCTATGCAGCTGTTGCAAATTGGGCTCATCTTCTCCTTGCCTTTCTGTGGCTCGAACGAGATTGATCACTTCTTCTGTGACATCCCACAAGTCCTTCGGTTGGCGTGTGCCGACCTGTATGCCAACAAGCTGGCGGTGTATATTGAGAACGTTTTCTTTGTAGTAGTCCCCTTTCTGCTCATTGTGACCTCCTACGTTCACATTGCCAGAGCAATACAGCGGATGCCCTCGGCCACTGGTCGCCAAAAGACCTTCTCCACTTGTTCATCCCACCTCACCGTGGTGAGTCTCTTCTATGGCTCCGGGATGCTTGTTTACCTATGCCCGCAGACCAGTGATTATGTCAAgttcaccaaattgttctccttGCTCTACACAGTTGTCGTCCCTCTTTGCAATCCTCTCATCTACACTCTGAGGAACAGGGAGGTGAAGGCTGCCTTTGGTAAACTCTTTTGCAAAAAACAGTCTATGGAAGTAGGCGCCGGGGTTGGCTAA